One genomic region from Haladaptatus caseinilyticus encodes:
- a CDS encoding AAA family ATPase, protein MTTPQEIHTAIREEVATVLIGNKSIIEYLTISLLTRGHILLEGVPGVAKTTIANGFARATGLDAKRVQMTPDLLPADITGTQVYKEADGTFELQQGPIFTNILIADEINRATPKTQSALLEAMQEGTVTIEGETMSLPAPFIVVATQNPIEMEGTYELPEAQRDRFQLKATVDLPNEENELRLLERFDNQPTLSPENIERVVDPDTILAAREMVSRTHVAEPVRRYIRTIVAATREHPDLSYGGSPRASLAFLQVAKARATIHDREFVIPEDVKRMAVPVLMHRLVPNTETQLSDRTTDEIIEEIISDISPPSSDSTKSMPTTAKSEDGGVPRQWANTDDK, encoded by the coding sequence ATGACAACTCCTCAAGAAATTCACACAGCAATCAGGGAGGAGGTCGCGACCGTTCTCATTGGAAACAAATCAATTATCGAATATTTGACCATCTCTCTACTGACTCGCGGACACATTCTTCTGGAAGGGGTACCTGGCGTCGCAAAGACGACCATCGCGAACGGGTTCGCACGGGCAACCGGACTCGACGCAAAACGCGTGCAGATGACGCCCGACTTGCTTCCCGCGGATATCACCGGAACGCAGGTATACAAAGAAGCGGACGGGACGTTCGAACTCCAGCAGGGGCCGATCTTCACGAACATTCTCATCGCCGACGAGATCAACCGCGCGACGCCGAAAACACAGAGTGCGTTGCTCGAAGCAATGCAGGAAGGAACCGTCACGATAGAGGGAGAAACAATGTCGTTGCCGGCACCGTTCATCGTCGTCGCAACGCAGAACCCGATAGAGATGGAAGGCACGTACGAACTACCGGAGGCGCAGCGGGACCGGTTCCAGTTGAAGGCGACCGTCGATCTACCGAACGAGGAAAACGAGCTCAGACTCCTGGAGCGATTTGACAACCAGCCGACACTTAGTCCCGAGAACATCGAACGAGTCGTGGATCCGGACACGATACTTGCGGCCCGTGAAATGGTTTCCCGAACGCACGTGGCGGAGCCGGTGAGACGATACATCCGCACTATCGTCGCGGCCACACGGGAGCATCCCGACCTGAGCTACGGCGGTTCACCGCGTGCGAGCCTCGCCTTCCTGCAGGTCGCCAAGGCACGAGCAACGATTCACGACAGAGAGTTCGTCATTCCGGAGGACGTAAAACGGATGGCGGTTCCGGTTCTCATGCATCGGCTGGTGCCGAATACCGAAACGCAACTGAGCGACCGCACGACGGACGAAATAATCGAAGAAATCATCTCGGACATCTCGCCGCCAAGTAGCGATTCGACGAAATCGATGCCAACGACAGCAAAATCCGAAGACGGTGGAGTTCCGAGGCAGTGGGCGAATACGGACGATAAATAA
- a CDS encoding DUF4350 domain-containing protein produces the protein MSWRDRLSLPTVVVGGFATVVLVTVLIVASTSNASFSAYNGEWNGASQLQSQAEETDATSVVVRDTTAYTNGPANETVAVVLSPTKQYGVRERTQLRRFVQRGGTLVVADDFGPNTNPLLHDLGARSRLDGRLLRDERYNDRSPEMPIARNVSGHPVVANVSSLALNRGTAVRPNNATVLVNSSAHAYLDTNSNGKLDTSESVGNHPVATVESIGHGRIIVVSDSSLFINSMQDRRDNGVFVREIFDREKRVLLDYSHSGSLPPVSAAILLLRDSRPLQFGLILLSIGMIFGWTKRPSIGVGRYVSSLRSTSKTPTDVELTTDEIATHLETHHPEWNDEKIERVVRAYQDQQR, from the coding sequence GTGTCGTGGCGCGATCGACTGTCGCTTCCAACCGTCGTCGTCGGCGGGTTCGCAACGGTCGTCCTTGTCACCGTTCTCATCGTCGCAAGCACGTCCAATGCGTCGTTCAGCGCGTACAACGGGGAGTGGAACGGTGCGTCCCAGTTACAGTCACAGGCCGAAGAAACGGATGCGACGAGCGTCGTCGTTCGGGATACGACTGCGTACACCAACGGTCCCGCGAACGAGACAGTTGCGGTCGTCCTGTCGCCGACGAAGCAATACGGCGTGCGCGAACGAACGCAACTCCGCCGATTCGTTCAGCGAGGCGGAACGCTCGTCGTCGCTGACGACTTCGGGCCGAACACCAACCCCCTACTCCACGATTTGGGTGCTCGGTCGCGGCTCGACGGCCGCCTGCTCCGTGACGAGCGGTACAACGACCGATCCCCGGAGATGCCGATCGCGCGGAACGTATCGGGCCATCCTGTAGTTGCGAACGTCTCCTCGCTCGCGCTCAATCGAGGAACTGCAGTTCGGCCGAACAACGCGACCGTCCTCGTAAACAGTTCGGCACACGCGTATCTCGATACGAATTCGAACGGGAAATTGGACACGAGTGAGTCGGTCGGAAATCACCCCGTCGCAACAGTCGAATCGATTGGACACGGGCGAATTATCGTCGTTAGCGACTCTAGCCTGTTTATCAACTCGATGCAAGACCGTAGGGATAATGGGGTGTTCGTTCGGGAAATTTTCGACCGCGAGAAACGCGTGCTCCTCGATTATTCCCATTCAGGGTCGCTACCGCCCGTTTCAGCCGCAATCTTACTGCTTCGTGACTCTCGCCCACTCCAATTTGGACTCATCCTTCTCTCTATCGGGATGATTTTCGGATGGACGAAACGACCATCCATCGGTGTCGGACGATACGTTTCCAGTCTGCGCTCGACGTCGAAAACTCCGACCGATGTCGAGTTGACGACGGACGAAATCGCTACCCATCTCGAAACCCATCATCCGGAGTGGAACGACGAAAAGATAGAACGGGTGGTACGCGCATATCAAGACCAGCAGCGTTGA
- a CDS encoding sodium/phosphate symporter yields MSNRRGDALVALTVFVVSVAMRMLPLHWTPLPYNVDGFHFAALARTAGATGHLSAASQLLNPDEYVLTAYLAAVSQATGIEPLGIAQFLVAIIGTVPALTVIVLIRHVCERLEWKPSHARLAALLAGLILAFEGVYLGRSAAVSSEMLGHALVILSALAFYRALRTERPAWMALTLAFVVALPVTHNLSSMIGALVLLAIFVRALKNPTRRRIVFGSTVLVLFWTYMLVYYYYTGLTAAGYITELPGLFLAWVIFLVVLAQWLPSAGTVVQRFVPAGVVVGVVALLVANHFLPIFPGSASTAPLQLAFLIPVASIGLVAAWALPKLSGDEGVSAVVVGLLVGPLALIGFAMTSNLTHEYEALAVRGQIFVHFALGILAAIGAVEIGYRRGSASSLSVARQAVVPLVVLCILVSAPFAFTGLHATSAQPTVTSSEFATGTFASNHIEGGWLSDGHIAFMSSRYYPYRTSVQYTPLYQWLHGGGSSPNCPVVAQRSWTTVGAQVFPSSPVRINTQRYERWTARRDVVYSASGRDPLVVTMPRGTDDCPVEPGDRPASALGPSHIESENRTTKA; encoded by the coding sequence ATGAGTAATCGCCGAGGAGACGCCCTCGTCGCACTGACCGTTTTCGTCGTGAGCGTCGCAATGCGGATGCTTCCACTTCACTGGACCCCCCTTCCGTACAATGTCGATGGGTTTCATTTCGCCGCGCTCGCCCGGACGGCGGGAGCGACGGGCCACCTCTCCGCCGCTTCGCAGTTACTCAACCCCGACGAGTACGTCCTCACCGCATACTTGGCGGCGGTCAGTCAAGCGACCGGTATCGAGCCACTCGGCATCGCACAGTTTCTCGTGGCTATCATCGGAACCGTTCCGGCGCTCACGGTGATCGTACTCATTCGGCACGTCTGTGAGCGACTCGAATGGAAGCCATCACACGCTCGCCTCGCGGCGCTTCTCGCCGGGTTGATACTGGCGTTCGAAGGGGTGTATCTCGGTCGGTCGGCGGCAGTCAGTAGCGAGATGCTCGGGCACGCGCTCGTCATCCTTTCGGCGCTCGCATTTTATCGAGCCCTCCGAACCGAACGCCCAGCGTGGATGGCGCTCACGCTCGCGTTCGTGGTAGCCCTCCCGGTTACGCACAATCTCAGTTCGATGATTGGCGCGCTCGTGCTCCTCGCCATCTTCGTCCGCGCGCTCAAGAATCCGACGAGGCGGCGAATCGTCTTCGGCTCGACAGTCCTCGTCCTGTTTTGGACATACATGTTGGTTTATTACTACTATACGGGACTCACTGCGGCGGGATATATCACGGAACTCCCCGGCCTCTTTCTCGCATGGGTGATATTCCTCGTCGTCCTCGCCCAGTGGCTTCCGTCCGCTGGGACCGTCGTCCAACGATTCGTTCCGGCTGGTGTCGTCGTCGGTGTCGTTGCCCTGTTGGTCGCTAATCACTTCCTCCCGATTTTCCCCGGGTCCGCCTCGACGGCACCGTTACAGTTGGCGTTCCTGATTCCCGTCGCGAGCATCGGACTCGTTGCCGCGTGGGCACTTCCGAAGTTATCGGGAGACGAGGGAGTATCGGCCGTCGTCGTTGGCCTGCTCGTCGGACCACTCGCTCTCATCGGTTTCGCCATGACCAGCAACCTCACGCACGAGTACGAAGCACTCGCCGTTCGCGGACAGATATTCGTGCATTTTGCTCTGGGTATTCTCGCCGCCATTGGGGCCGTGGAAATCGGATATCGACGCGGTTCAGCATCGTCGCTATCCGTCGCTCGGCAAGCGGTCGTTCCACTCGTCGTCCTCTGTATTCTCGTCAGCGCGCCGTTTGCGTTCACCGGGCTACACGCAACATCCGCACAACCGACGGTCACATCCTCCGAATTCGCCACAGGGACGTTCGCGTCGAATCACATCGAAGGTGGCTGGCTCAGCGACGGTCACATCGCGTTCATGTCGTCGCGATATTACCCGTATCGGACCAGCGTACAATACACGCCGCTCTATCAATGGCTACACGGAGGCGGATCGTCACCGAACTGCCCGGTCGTCGCACAACGGTCCTGGACGACAGTCGGCGCACAGGTCTTCCCGTCGTCGCCGGTTCGAATCAATACCCAGCGGTACGAGCGCTGGACCGCACGCAGGGACGTGGTCTACTCAGCCAGCGGCCGCGACCCACTCGTGGTGACGATGCCACGAGGGACCGACGACTGTCCGGTCGAACCGGGGGACAGACCCGCTTCGGCGTTGGGTCCCTCGCACATCGAGTCGGAGAATCGAACCACAAAGGCATGA
- a CDS encoding FtsX-like permease family protein, which produces MGYRRHLLTRWSRRDALAVLVVVVTVAFITGVTLVVLAAGSQTTSIAKEYDAGGRATYYETMQEARVDADDGALVLPVASVTKSNGVSTFVVGVSCDRAREFRKHTSYSMPCSPDSGVSSGVVASKTKQTVTGEATRRTLLINSRSDDESIIPPYWYVADESVVDRLGRTGAFVVDPTSGNEGNQPDDGTPLRSALPFFLAGIEQVITVLGVTAVGTSVLVGVTVYGVTRMHTRDRRRAIRVVRATGGVPGRILRLYGIRAGAITAVGTVLGYATGVVATNVVVNAAIYLGIPTSLSIHVTPRAATFLLPLYGVTIVVGAMAGVLAAWRITRHPPIPSGLRFSSSCWRSSVRDTLSGMRSLTLLDWRVLVPSVVPLAAFATVVILVASITGVVTPLVQTSGTTISDTNAPHPISSRVPANYATALETRGTEASPEILAFAVHDGEPMVVRGMQFESFARVSNASLVRGRQPRSPGEAVIGADLARTLDLAPNDTVTLGGSTTAGIDRVTIVGEYAAPGAMDDQLLVPLPTARHLARVEPGMVQLIRTPTAIASDENGDAVIGDVSVPTRIRKGATIPIRIQLENLGSNRVNKSVRVHVGDRTRSKTVSLGAGERREVAIRVPTTRLGPKRVTVGGYNRTVRVVPRDAIELHGVPERTPPNSTPLVRVSGIGGDPIRNATVSVGDETTTTGSNGTARVRFGSPGNATIRATSGEQMTTRTIQVSQTASRTLVGHLRVQPRKPTLLTRPTARVALTNPWNETLSRTVTIATESDRHTRTIRLKPGERKTIRTQLDHRSPGSVTVRAMVGGRTVAERTYQVVGDDRIASALANSGRKGETGISRAITTAFGDLNLLVGVFVCLAGLMTVGSTTATVAYTVHSRRRVVGVFRATGASPFRILSLILFDAVVVGTFATLLAFAVAIATVSVLAKAGLLVMYGVRITPLLNLPVVVGVVVGGIGVMCLSSVFVAGTLIGEDPDSLLSERPPQTRRSAESGGKSNE; this is translated from the coding sequence ATGGGGTATCGACGACACCTGTTGACACGGTGGTCTCGACGTGATGCGCTCGCCGTCCTCGTTGTCGTCGTAACCGTGGCGTTCATCACGGGCGTAACACTGGTCGTTCTCGCCGCGGGTTCCCAGACGACGTCTATAGCCAAGGAGTACGATGCTGGCGGACGAGCGACCTACTACGAGACGATGCAGGAAGCCCGCGTTGACGCGGACGACGGCGCGCTCGTTCTTCCCGTCGCATCGGTGACGAAATCGAACGGGGTGTCGACGTTCGTGGTCGGCGTTTCGTGTGACCGAGCCCGAGAATTTCGAAAACACACGTCGTATTCGATGCCGTGTTCCCCCGATTCGGGTGTTTCTAGCGGCGTCGTCGCGTCCAAAACGAAACAGACGGTGACCGGAGAAGCGACCCGACGAACGCTTCTCATCAATTCTCGAAGCGATGATGAGTCCATCATTCCACCGTACTGGTACGTGGCGGACGAGTCGGTCGTCGACCGTCTCGGGCGCACGGGGGCTTTCGTCGTCGACCCGACTTCCGGAAACGAAGGAAACCAACCCGACGACGGTACCCCCCTCCGGTCGGCACTCCCGTTCTTCCTCGCGGGAATCGAACAGGTCATCACCGTCTTGGGTGTCACTGCCGTCGGGACCAGCGTTCTCGTCGGCGTGACCGTGTACGGCGTTACGAGGATGCACACGCGCGACAGACGACGTGCGATTCGCGTCGTCCGCGCAACCGGTGGCGTACCCGGACGGATCCTCCGCCTATACGGGATTCGAGCGGGGGCAATCACTGCCGTCGGTACCGTGCTCGGTTACGCAACGGGCGTCGTTGCCACGAACGTCGTCGTCAACGCGGCCATCTATCTCGGCATTCCGACATCGCTCTCGATTCACGTAACGCCACGTGCGGCGACGTTCCTGCTGCCATTGTACGGCGTCACTATCGTAGTCGGAGCGATGGCGGGCGTTTTGGCCGCATGGCGAATCACTCGTCACCCCCCGATACCCTCCGGTCTACGGTTCAGCTCGTCCTGCTGGCGGTCGTCCGTTCGCGATACACTCTCCGGAATGCGCTCACTAACGCTGCTTGATTGGCGGGTTCTCGTTCCGAGCGTCGTACCGCTCGCGGCGTTTGCAACGGTCGTTATTCTCGTCGCCTCGATCACGGGAGTTGTCACGCCACTCGTCCAAACCAGCGGGACGACGATTTCGGATACGAATGCCCCCCATCCGATCTCCAGTCGTGTCCCCGCGAACTATGCGACCGCGCTCGAGACCCGTGGCACCGAGGCGAGTCCCGAAATACTCGCGTTCGCCGTCCACGACGGCGAACCGATGGTCGTTCGAGGGATGCAGTTCGAATCGTTCGCGAGAGTATCGAACGCCAGCCTCGTCCGAGGACGACAACCGCGTTCCCCCGGTGAGGCTGTTATCGGTGCCGACCTGGCGCGGACGCTCGACCTCGCACCGAACGACACGGTGACGCTCGGCGGAAGTACGACAGCCGGTATCGACCGGGTGACTATCGTCGGCGAATACGCCGCACCTGGGGCGATGGACGACCAACTGCTCGTCCCACTCCCGACGGCCCGTCACCTGGCACGCGTCGAACCGGGGATGGTTCAGCTGATTCGAACCCCGACCGCTATCGCTTCGGACGAAAACGGTGACGCCGTTATCGGCGACGTCTCCGTCCCGACGCGGATACGAAAGGGGGCAACAATACCCATTCGAATCCAACTCGAAAATCTCGGTTCGAACCGAGTAAACAAGTCGGTTCGGGTGCACGTCGGCGATAGGACACGCTCGAAAACCGTCTCGCTCGGTGCAGGCGAGCGCCGCGAAGTCGCCATCCGCGTTCCGACGACGCGTCTTGGCCCGAAACGGGTTACCGTCGGGGGATATAATCGGACGGTTCGAGTCGTTCCGCGCGACGCCATCGAACTCCACGGGGTTCCCGAGCGCACTCCACCGAACAGCACACCTCTCGTTCGTGTTTCGGGTATCGGTGGGGATCCGATACGGAACGCGACCGTCTCGGTGGGGGACGAAACGACGACAACGGGATCGAACGGGACGGCGAGGGTTCGATTCGGTTCACCAGGGAACGCGACGATTCGTGCCACGTCCGGGGAACAAATGACGACGAGGACGATTCAGGTCTCTCAAACCGCGTCACGGACGCTCGTCGGTCATCTTCGTGTGCAACCGCGCAAACCGACGCTTCTCACACGACCGACCGCACGGGTCGCGCTCACCAATCCGTGGAACGAGACGCTCTCGCGAACGGTCACGATTGCGACCGAAAGCGACCGACACACCCGTACGATACGGTTGAAACCGGGCGAGCGGAAGACGATTAGAACGCAACTTGACCATCGATCACCCGGTTCGGTCACCGTCCGTGCGATGGTCGGCGGCCGGACAGTCGCCGAGAGGACGTATCAGGTCGTCGGCGACGATCGAATCGCAAGCGCGCTTGCCAACAGCGGACGGAAGGGTGAAACCGGCATCAGTCGTGCAATCACCACCGCATTCGGCGACCTCAACCTTCTCGTCGGCGTGTTCGTCTGTTTAGCAGGATTGATGACGGTCGGGAGCACCACGGCGACGGTCGCGTACACCGTTCATTCTCGGCGGCGAGTGGTCGGTGTGTTTCGTGCGACGGGTGCGTCCCCGTTCCGCATCCTCTCGCTCATCCTCTTCGATGCGGTGGTGGTCGGGACATTTGCGACCCTCCTCGCGTTCGCAGTCGCTATCGCTACGGTGTCAGTCTTGGCCAAAGCAGGATTGCTCGTCATGTACGGCGTTCGAATTACCCCGTTGCTCAACCTCCCCGTGGTGGTTGGTGTCGTTGTGGGTGGAATCGGTGTCATGTGTCTCAGTTCGGTGTTCGTCGCCGGGACGCTCATCGGGGAAGACCCCGACTCACTCCTCTCCGAACGTCCGCCGCAAACACGACGGTCCGCGGAGTCAGGTGGTAAATCGAATGAGTAA
- a CDS encoding DUF1616 domain-containing protein, which yields MSDTSDSHRALRLFFTLVMVDVFSVLGAIAPFAPGIREQPIRLVLTLPLLLFFPGYAVVTALLPVADGGKSNRSNGTVAIQFDELERNVFAIGISVLLVAAIALTLDHAGIGIRAVPVTVSAGVCTFAASVVAALRLRTVGDRCLGDSIRNWWNESRRRVRTPKIAPRLRSNLDRRLNVVLVLLILASVGSIGFALAGLDHTESYTTMSLLTKNGSEMVPPDGRSLVRSDEPRDLRIGVENHEGRTVRYTVIVQRQQVAADDPTSVTNRRTLERFRVTLTDGERRQLDYSAPPTVVGNRQRVAFLLYKGGPPPTPTMDSAAQETHLWTTPANESKTTRRGERG from the coding sequence ATGAGTGACACGTCGGACTCCCATCGAGCCCTCCGTTTATTTTTTACTCTCGTTATGGTGGACGTGTTCTCAGTTCTCGGGGCCATCGCTCCGTTCGCTCCGGGGATCCGCGAACAACCGATTAGATTGGTTCTCACGCTACCGTTGCTCCTATTCTTCCCCGGTTACGCCGTCGTCACAGCCCTGCTTCCAGTGGCCGATGGCGGGAAATCGAACCGCTCCAACGGAACAGTAGCGATCCAGTTCGATGAGTTGGAGCGTAACGTGTTTGCCATCGGTATCAGCGTTCTCCTCGTCGCCGCAATCGCGTTGACGCTGGATCATGCCGGTATCGGCATCCGAGCAGTTCCGGTGACGGTGTCGGCGGGTGTCTGCACTTTCGCCGCATCAGTGGTCGCTGCACTGCGTCTCCGAACGGTCGGTGACAGATGCCTCGGCGATTCGATACGGAACTGGTGGAATGAATCTCGGCGACGGGTTCGAACACCGAAGATTGCTCCCCGACTCCGCTCGAATCTGGATCGGCGATTGAACGTCGTATTGGTCCTCCTGATTCTTGCATCGGTCGGGAGCATCGGGTTCGCACTTGCCGGTCTCGACCATACCGAGTCGTACACGACGATGTCCCTCCTCACGAAAAACGGCTCGGAGATGGTACCGCCGGACGGACGGTCGCTCGTCCGGAGCGACGAACCACGGGACCTACGAATCGGTGTCGAAAACCACGAGGGTCGCACCGTTCGGTATACCGTCATCGTCCAGCGACAGCAGGTCGCTGCCGACGACCCGACGTCGGTAACGAACCGAAGAACGCTCGAACGGTTTCGAGTGACCCTCACCGACGGTGAGAGGCGACAACTCGATTACTCCGCTCCGCCAACCGTCGTCGGAAACCGTCAGCGAGTGGCATTCCTCCTCTACAAGGGTGGCCCACCACCGACGCCGACGATGGACAGCGCGGCGCAGGAAACACATCTGTGGACCACACCGGCGAACGAATCGAAGACTACCCGACGAGGAGAGCGAGGGTAA
- a CDS encoding class I SAM-dependent methyltransferase, with amino-acid sequence MTFQQYLDAKRTVDDRALNRRVLGQFECELSDGIRILEIGGGTGAMLERLVSWKRLPKRVQYTVLDIDPENVATARERLVAYGFEPEDETLRLDDGNHQLGVTFEVADAVEFVEKTDEQWDALIGHAVVDLFDLETALPAFLSALAPGGVCYFPITFDGGSFFHPPNPLDEQVERLYHRNMGGGRGFSDAGRRLLADLPGHEAEILAAGSSDWVVYPRDGSYPADEATFLNYILETVASVVGNDRDIDSDAFAEWFRTRTRQVERGELTYIAHQIDVLATRIR; translated from the coding sequence ATGACGTTCCAACAGTATCTCGACGCGAAACGGACGGTGGACGATAGGGCGTTGAATCGCCGCGTACTCGGTCAGTTCGAGTGTGAGCTTTCGGACGGAATTCGAATCCTCGAAATTGGTGGTGGAACTGGTGCGATGCTCGAGCGACTCGTCTCGTGGAAGCGTCTTCCGAAACGGGTGCAGTACACAGTCCTCGATATAGATCCGGAGAACGTCGCAACTGCTCGTGAGCGATTGGTCGCCTACGGATTCGAACCCGAAGATGAGACTTTGCGACTCGACGACGGCAATCACCAGCTGGGGGTGACGTTCGAAGTCGCGGACGCCGTGGAATTCGTGGAAAAGACCGACGAGCAGTGGGACGCACTCATCGGGCATGCGGTCGTGGACCTGTTCGACCTCGAGACCGCACTTCCCGCATTTCTTTCGGCACTCGCGCCCGGCGGCGTGTGTTACTTTCCGATCACCTTCGACGGAGGGTCGTTTTTTCATCCGCCGAATCCACTGGACGAACAGGTCGAGCGGCTGTATCATCGAAACATGGGAGGGGGAAGGGGGTTCAGCGACGCAGGACGTCGATTGCTGGCCGACCTCCCGGGCCACGAAGCAGAGATACTCGCCGCAGGAAGTTCTGACTGGGTGGTGTATCCACGGGATGGTTCGTATCCTGCGGACGAAGCCACGTTTCTGAATTACATTCTGGAAACCGTGGCGTCGGTGGTCGGTAACGACCGCGACATCGACTCGGACGCGTTCGCGGAGTGGTTTCGAACGCGTACGCGACAGGTCGAACGGGGAGAACTCACGTACATCGCCCATCAAATCGACGTGCTAGCGACGCGGATCCGATAG
- a CDS encoding glycosyltransferase family 4 protein, with the protein MRLGFVVYGSLSERSGGFRYDRKLVETLRERGHTVQVITIPWQSYGRCLLHNLSSRLRSRLSGFDVLMEDHLCHPSLIWLNHGLDVPVVSVVHHLRSDEPRAGWKNRGYRRVERNYFLTLDGAICNSETTRRSVLDLLDSNDSNYLPTTVAYPAGDRFEPLPPVRRTFDGTLHLVFLGNLVPRKGLHVLLNGLSSVSGDWHLTVIGSSTDKEYANRMRRLRDDLGLRRNVSFTGRLPDEAVAGHLARSHVLTVPSLYEGFGLVYLEGMAFSLPAIATTAGGASEIVTDGENGFLLPPADPSAISEAVRTVRDDRDELGRMSTAARDRYDAQTGWDDATDAVERLLDTVIEHEPISTKP; encoded by the coding sequence ATGCGTCTCGGATTCGTCGTCTACGGGTCGCTTTCGGAGCGTTCGGGGGGGTTTCGATACGACCGAAAACTGGTCGAAACCCTCCGTGAGCGAGGGCATACCGTACAGGTCATCACTATCCCGTGGCAGTCGTACGGTCGCTGTCTCCTACATAATCTCTCGTCCCGACTCCGATCGCGACTCTCGGGGTTCGACGTCCTCATGGAGGACCACCTCTGTCATCCATCGCTGATCTGGCTGAACCACGGTCTCGACGTGCCGGTCGTTTCCGTTGTTCATCACCTTCGGTCGGACGAACCGCGAGCGGGGTGGAAAAACCGTGGCTATCGGCGGGTCGAGCGCAACTACTTCCTGACTCTCGATGGTGCGATTTGTAACAGCGAGACGACGCGACGGTCCGTCCTCGACCTGCTCGATTCCAACGATTCGAACTATTTACCGACGACGGTCGCGTACCCGGCAGGTGACCGGTTCGAACCATTGCCACCGGTTCGTCGGACGTTCGATGGAACCCTCCATCTCGTCTTCCTCGGTAATCTCGTTCCCAGAAAAGGACTGCACGTTCTGCTCAACGGGCTTTCGTCGGTGTCCGGAGACTGGCATCTCACGGTTATCGGGTCATCGACGGACAAGGAGTATGCAAACCGAATGCGTCGCCTTCGTGACGACCTCGGTCTCCGCAGGAACGTCTCGTTCACGGGGAGACTTCCCGACGAGGCTGTTGCCGGGCATCTCGCTCGAAGCCACGTGCTGACCGTTCCGTCGCTGTACGAGGGATTCGGTCTCGTCTACCTCGAAGGAATGGCGTTCTCGCTTCCTGCCATCGCGACGACGGCGGGCGGCGCGAGCGAAATCGTCACCGATGGCGAAAACGGGTTTTTGCTTCCACCGGCGGACCCCAGCGCGATCTCCGAAGCGGTTCGAACGGTGCGGGACGACAGGGACGAACTCGGACGAATGAGCACGGCAGCACGGGACCGATACGACGCGCAAACGGGATGGGACGACGCGACGGACGCGGTCGAGCGATTGCTCGATACCGTCATCGAACACGAACCGATTTCCACGAAACCATGA
- a CDS encoding 6-pyruvoyl trahydropterin synthase family protein, with product MYEVTVSKTFVAQHYLTVPNPGQEGDHHSHRYKAEIHLRGDSLDEFGYLVDIDAVRQSMNGAISRYEDETLNDLPEFEGRNPSVERFARSFCERVLGDIDTPEVTEIGVTLWEDDDAYARFERPV from the coding sequence ATGTACGAAGTAACCGTTTCAAAGACGTTCGTCGCACAGCATTATTTGACAGTCCCGAACCCCGGTCAGGAAGGGGACCACCACTCCCATCGCTACAAGGCGGAAATCCATCTCCGTGGCGACTCGCTGGACGAGTTCGGCTATCTCGTGGATATCGACGCCGTTCGTCAGTCGATGAACGGGGCGATTAGCCGGTACGAGGACGAAACGTTGAACGACCTGCCGGAGTTCGAAGGACGAAACCCCAGTGTCGAGCGTTTCGCCCGATCGTTTTGTGAACGTGTGCTCGGCGATATCGATACCCCGGAAGTCACGGAAATCGGGGTCACACTGTGGGAAGACGACGATGCATACGCTCGTTTCGAACGGCCAGTGTGA